The Blastocatellia bacterium genome contains the following window.
CGCGCGATCTCGGCCGCCGTGAGGACGCCATCTTCGCGAGAATCCCTTCCCACGAGCGAGAGGACGACGGCCGAAAAATCCCCGTCTTGCGGATCGGCCACCGCATGCGTCGCCAAATGCACGAAGCGATACTTCGTGAGATCGCGACCCTTCAGGTTCTCCTCGCTCGCCTCGCGTCCGAGCCAAACCGTCGGTCGTAGCCCGTGTCGCGCGCTGAGCGCAGCGATCTCCCACACCTCTCGCTCCGTCAGAGGAAGCCGATGTAATCCTCCGCGCCATCGAGCGGCTGGCGTATTCATGGCCACGAGCGTCGGTGCGGCTTCCTTCGCGCGCGGATCATCCGCGTTGAAAATGGGATCGCCGACGAGAAGCACCCTGCCGCTTGAAGCCGTTCGTTTCTGCCGCGCAGCGATCTCGACGAGTACGGAGACCGAGGGGGTATAGACGACCGAGTGCTCCTCGATGAGATAGCGCGGGCGGAAAGATCTCGCGCGATCACTCCCTTCCTGAGCCGGCGCAGCTCCTTCATCGGGAGGATTCACGACAAGCGCTTCGAAGGCGAGATCGTGAAGCGCGGCATCGGGGATGATCACCAGCTCTCGGCCTCGAATGACGTGAGCTGCTGGGCGGAGGAGCAATTCGTAGAGCCGATGGGCGACGCGCGCATAGGCCCGCAGGGCTTCGGGCGTGCGCCCTTCCGGAGTGACCTGTCGTCGAATATGCGCCCGCCATTCGTTCACGGTATCCCGGATCGTCGTCCAGTTGGGCAGCTTAAAGAAATGCGCGGTTTCGCGCGTGAGGACGACGAGGAAGCTCTCGCGAATGCCGAGTTGATAAAGGAGAATGGCGGCGTTGGGGTGAGCGGCCAGATACTCGCGCTGCACGCGCTCGGCCGTGAGCGGCGCGATCCACGCTTTGTCCAATTCGCCCGCCGTCATGCGACGGATGCGCGCTTCGAGTTGAATGCGCTCGTTGAGCAACCGGGCTCGCTCTTCTTCCAAGCGATTCAATTCCGACGCATCGAGCGTCCCGCTTGAGCGCGCGAGGACGAGTTGGCGCCCGAGCGCCGAGAGACGATCGAGCACCGCTCGTTCTTCTTCCAGCAGTGCGATGTCGTTCCGCACGGCGGAGCCGACCTTCAAAGCCGCGAGTTGTTCGAGCAACGTCCGGCTCCGACTCCGCTCGGCCGCATCGAAAGCCTGGCGCGCGTATTCTGCATTGGGATGGCGCGCATAGAGGGTGTACAGGTTCCGGATGATCTGCGTGGAGATCGCCTTCGACCAGGAGAGGAAGCGCTGTCGCAGCTCTTCGATCGGCGCTCGCGCCCATGCGCGCTCGGTCACGCGCAGCGCTTCGGTGCAGAGTTGTAAGGCCTCTTCATGACGTCCCCGAAGCATCTCCCCATCTGCTTGCATCTGCAGAGCCATGCGGCGGGGGTTCGGATCGGCATCGTTGGGATCGGTCAACTCCAGGGCTTCGCGAGCCGAACGAACGATCCCCTCCGGATCGTTCATGGAGAAGTACGCGATGCTCATCGCGAGGAGAATGGCGCTCTCTTGATCTCGACATCCAAGGCGACGAGCGAGATCACGGGCTTCGGAAGCGATCCGCAAGCCTTCAGCGATCTTCCCGGATGCGATGCGGGTTTCGGCGAACCGATAAGTGGCCAGGAAGCGAAGCAGGGGATCAACGCCCTCGCGGAGGGCGTAAGCGCGCTCAGCATAGGCGAAGGCGCGCTCCCGTTCCGAGAGGCGGAGGAATTCGGACAGGGAAGCGTAAAGCGGCACGAGCAGCGTCGGATGCTTCAATCGCTCAGTGAGCACAAGTGCGCGGCGATAGTACGCCGTCGCTGCTTCGTGGCGATCCAAAGAGCGGTGAAGATCGCCCAGGCGCGTGAGCGTGAGCGCTTCGGCATACTCCGCAGCGCGCAAATTCTTCGCGAAGTCGAGCGCCCGTTCCAGCTCGGCGATCGCTTCTTCGTACTGCAGGTGACGGGCAAGCAGCGCCGCCCGCTCAAGGCCCAAGAACCAGCGACCATAGGAGAAAGCGGCTTCTTTCGCAACCTGTTCGCTCTGCGCGTAATGCGCTTCCGCTTCCTTCCAACGCCGATGCTCGCGGAGATATCGGCCAAGCGCCAGGTGCAGCCAGCTCTGCGCACGCAGATTCCGTTGGCGCTCGGCCCATTCCAACCCGCGTCGGAAGAAGGCGAACACATCGTTCTCTCGCCACAACGGTTCTTCATCGCCCTGCCGCAGCGTGATCCAATACGTGCCGTATTGATCGGCGTTCGTCCCGCAGACGATCGCCATGTAGCGTCCGCTCACTGGTAGCGTCGCGCGCAAGCGCGCGGTGAAGAACCAGTCGTCATCTTCGCTCCAGCCGATCGGGCGTCCCAAGGGACCGAGCAGTTGGACTGAGGGATCGAACTCATACGAGGTGACCGTGAGCGTGATTCGCTGTCCGGCTTCGGCTTGAAAGCTCCAGAAGTGTTTCGGCCCGCACACGCTTCCCGGCGCGAACGAATCCTGCGGCCGCAGGAGAGCTTCCTGGCGTTCGCCGAAGCGAATCGGTCGTGCTCCAGGAGCGCGCCAGACGAAGAAGAGCGTGGCGGCGATCACCAAGCCCGCCATTGCGCCGATGAGGATGATCGTTCGTCGCATCGTGCGCTTTCTCATCTCACGGTGCCAGACTGAAGGAGCTGTTGTTTCGCCTTCTCAGCCTCCGTGCGATACAGGCTGTTGCCGGCGATGAGGATTTCCAGCTCCCGGAGCGCTTCCTCGCGATAACCAGCACGAGCATACGCGAGAGCGAGATAGTATCGGCCGCGCTCCTGTTCGATGCCGATGCTGAGCTGCACGGCTCGTCGAAGAGGAGCGATGGCCTCTTGTGGGCGATTGAGCTGAAGCCAGGATGCCCCGAGGTAGAAATGGGCTTCCGCGTTCTCAGGTTCAAGCCGCGCGATCGGCATGAGGAGTTCGACGACGTGGGGGAAATCGCCCTTCTCGTAAGCGGAGCGCGCGCGTTCCATCGTCTCCGCAGTCCCCGCGCTGCGCAGCCGGGCAATCTCCTCGGGTGAGAGTGAGGATTTCGGAGCGGGAGACGGTGCCTTCTCCGGCGAAGCGATATTGGGTACATCAGAGGTCTCTTCGGACGCGCGGAACCAGAAGAAGGCGATCGTACTGGCGCTCACGGCAATCAGGATCGAAGCCGCCCACTGGATCGCGCGTCTTCGCTCGGCGAGCAGCGCCAAGCGCATCTTGAGAAGAAGGGATCGCTTTCGAGAGGCGAGGGCCTTTTCGCGTTTGGCGCGCAACAGATCCATGACGGGCTCCAAGGCGTACAGCTCGGCATGGCAAAAATTGCATTGCAGCAGATGGTTCAGGAAAGCCTTGCGCTCGCTTTCCTCCAACAGGCCCAATTCATATTGCGGCAGTAATCGCCCGAGCCGCGGATCCGTGCATTTCCGTTCGCTTGCTGACATACTCGGTCTTCTCTCCGTTGGGGCTACCATTCGATCCCCCATTTTTCTTTGAGAAGGCGCCGTAAGAGGCGCCGACCGCGATGCA
Protein-coding sequences here:
- a CDS encoding CHAT domain-containing protein, translating into MRRTIILIGAMAGLVIAATLFFVWRAPGARPIRFGERQEALLRPQDSFAPGSVCGPKHFWSFQAEAGQRITLTVTSYEFDPSVQLLGPLGRPIGWSEDDDWFFTARLRATLPVSGRYMAIVCGTNADQYGTYWITLRQGDEEPLWRENDVFAFFRRGLEWAERQRNLRAQSWLHLALGRYLREHRRWKEAEAHYAQSEQVAKEAAFSYGRWFLGLERAALLARHLQYEEAIAELERALDFAKNLRAAEYAEALTLTRLGDLHRSLDRHEAATAYYRRALVLTERLKHPTLLVPLYASLSEFLRLSERERAFAYAERAYALREGVDPLLRFLATYRFAETRIASGKIAEGLRIASEARDLARRLGCRDQESAILLAMSIAYFSMNDPEGIVRSAREALELTDPNDADPNPRRMALQMQADGEMLRGRHEEALQLCTEALRVTERAWARAPIEELRQRFLSWSKAISTQIIRNLYTLYARHPNAEYARQAFDAAERSRSRTLLEQLAALKVGSAVRNDIALLEEERAVLDRLSALGRQLVLARSSGTLDASELNRLEEERARLLNERIQLEARIRRMTAGELDKAWIAPLTAERVQREYLAAHPNAAILLYQLGIRESFLVVLTRETAHFFKLPNWTTIRDTVNEWRAHIRRQVTPEGRTPEALRAYARVAHRLYELLLRPAAHVIRGRELVIIPDAALHDLAFEALVVNPPDEGAAPAQEGSDRARSFRPRYLIEEHSVVYTPSVSVLVEIAARQKRTASSGRVLLVGDPIFNADDPRAKEAAPTLVAMNTPAARWRGGLHRLPLTEREVWEIAALSARHGLRPTVWLGREASEENLKGRDLTKYRFVHLATHAVADPQDGDFSAVVLSLVGRDSREDGVLTAAEIAR